In Limnohabitans sp. TEGF004, the genomic window CAGTCAGCGGGCGCATGCGCTCACCACGGCCTGCGGCCAAAAGCAGGGCGGTGGCTGAGCCTGACGCAGAGCCAACAGGCGAAGTTGAAGCGGCTGAAATGGGGTGTTTTGTCATCACGCCGCAGTGTAGCCAGACCACACCACGGGCTATTTGTGAAACATCTGTCGCATGCGGTCAGCCAGCGGTAGGCAGGCTCGCTAAAATCGTGGTTTTCCCTCACACCCCATCGGAGCCGCCTGACATGGCAAATACCCAACAAATGGCCAGCGCAATTCGCGCCTTGGCAATGGACGCTGTACAACAAGCCAATTCAGGTCACCCCGGCGCGCCGATGGGCATGGCCGACATGGCTGTCGCCTTGTGGGGCGAGCACCTGCGTCACAACCCCAAGAATCCCCATTGGTTGAACCGCGACCGCTTTGTGCTGTCCAACGGCCACGGCTCGATGTTGATTTACGCCTTGTTGCACCTCACCGGCTACGACTTGCCGATGGACGAGTTGAAAAACTTCCGCGTGTTGCACAGCAAAACTGCAGGCCACCCCGAAGTGGGCGTGACCCCTGGCGTGGAAACCACCACAGGCCCCTTGGGCCAAGGCATCACCAACGCGGTGGGCATGGCATTGGCCGAAAAATTGTTGGCCTCTGAGTTCAACCGTGAAGGCCACAACGTGGTGGACCACCACACCTACGCTTTCATGGGCGACGGTTGTTTGATGGAAGGCATCAGCCACGAAGCTTGCTCACTCGCAGGCGCATGGAAGCTGAACAAACTCATTGCCTTGTACGACGACAACGGCATCTCCATCGATGGCCAAGTTGCCCCATGGTTTGCCGACAACACACCTGAGCGTTTCAAGTCTTACGGCTGGAACGTGATTGGCCCGATCAACGGCCACGACGCCGCGGTGGTGAGCCAAGCGATTGCTTCGGCCAAGCTCAGCACTGACAAGCCCACACTGATTGTTTGTAAAACCAGCATCGGCAAAGGCAGCCCCAACCGCGCTGACACGGCCAAAGCCCACGGCGAACCTTTGGGCGCTGAAGAAATTGCATTGACACGCGCAGCCATCGGTTGGAACCACGCCCCCTTCGAGATGCCCAAAGAGGTGTACGCCGATTGGAACGCGGCAACACGCGGCAAGGCTCAAGAAGCTGAATGGAAAGCAACGTTCGCTGCCTACAAAGCCGCACACCCCGCCTTGGCCAAAGAACTGCTGCGCCGCATGGCTGGTGAGTTGCCCAAGAACTTTGCTCAAACCGTGGTCGACACCGTCATCGGCGCCCACACCAAAGCCGAAACTGTGGCCAGCCGCAAGGCCAGCCAATTGGCCTTGGAGTCATTCACAGCAGCCTTGCCCGAACTCTTGGGTGGCAGCGCCGACTTGACCGGCTCTAACCTGACCAACACCAAGTCCACCCCCAACCTGCGCTTTGACGCAGCAGGCCATGTGGTGAAGAACGATGCTGGCCAAGGTGGCCGCCACATCAACTACGGCGTGCGCGAATTCGGCATGGCCGCCATCATGAACGGCGTGGCTTTGCACGGCGGCTTCATTCCCTACGGCGGCACGTTCCTGACCTTTAGCGACTACTCGCGCAACGCC contains:
- the tkt gene encoding transketolase, which gives rise to MANTQQMASAIRALAMDAVQQANSGHPGAPMGMADMAVALWGEHLRHNPKNPHWLNRDRFVLSNGHGSMLIYALLHLTGYDLPMDELKNFRVLHSKTAGHPEVGVTPGVETTTGPLGQGITNAVGMALAEKLLASEFNREGHNVVDHHTYAFMGDGCLMEGISHEACSLAGAWKLNKLIALYDDNGISIDGQVAPWFADNTPERFKSYGWNVIGPINGHDAAVVSQAIASAKLSTDKPTLIVCKTSIGKGSPNRADTAKAHGEPLGAEEIALTRAAIGWNHAPFEMPKEVYADWNAATRGKAQEAEWKATFAAYKAAHPALAKELLRRMAGELPKNFAQTVVDTVIGAHTKAETVASRKASQLALESFTAALPELLGGSADLTGSNLTNTKSTPNLRFDAAGHVVKNDAGQGGRHINYGVREFGMAAIMNGVALHGGFIPYGGTFLTFSDYSRNAIRMAALMKQRVVHVFTHDSIGLGEDGPTHQSIEHAASLRLIPNLDVWRPADTAETAVAWAVALQNTSRPTALLLSRQNLPYLPKGEAVHSNATLAAGDISGLDAINKGAYVLAEPSEVGIKKKAQAVILATGSEVQLAMKAQALLAERKIAVRVVSVPSTTTFDRQSVAYKAAVLPAGVPRIAVEMGSTDGWWKYGVSAVVGIDTYGESAPAPVLFKHFGFTPENVADTVQAALQKQA